Proteins found in one Triticum aestivum cultivar Chinese Spring chromosome 4D, IWGSC CS RefSeq v2.1, whole genome shotgun sequence genomic segment:
- the LOC123096397 gene encoding filament-like plant protein 3 isoform X2, with translation MFSCSFLLALFGGVLQILLCVLPPVCRARVFSVLQSTSPGFGFLVGFRVESRVLFCYKRVALKILLFPSFNKFCSYSRVIIFSAWYAGNLQGGLKLDFHYVGLEDYYCLGQLLKKRSWELGGMTHLDTKPISIGGSPNHSQSPEAHSRIRDDETQDTEAGKSLNEKLTCANGSNDSSPQHRELPPPEVFTSVGDADMQDSVQSLSEKLSAALLTISAKEDLVKQHAKVAEDAVAGWEHAEGEVSNLKRLLDASSLKNASLEDQVSHLDGALKECVRQLRQAREEHEEKIRDAVAKKSHELESEMSELQNNIADLQQQLEASDLREKLQVAEKESKDLKIELLTLSKELKMLALERDLSNQAAETASKQHLESVKKITRVEAECRRLRHVTHRTSLANDSSRPVPNNACMESLTDSQSDSGEHMLAIDSEVKNSDLWASALIGELDQFKNGNEGTRDLVNNPVEIDLMDDFLEMEKLAALPEADHTSSSFGTETDSDRAVARDISRGETEALQHQVMDLQAKVEKIEHEKKELEMALAEARNQLDTSCDTLMAANSKLVDLQMQLNLANESKGAALGQADRLDGERKSVALQLESKSAEVEKLQGVVTSLEESGASKELELELQLESTTAEVANLRKTVASLEEKIDAVKTLSAQYKADADMAKAAKDTLETQLRSANTEIGQLRGIIETLESEVQKGKMSHKEFVAQIEAWKTESERTLLVESAKESLESQLLVANSEIAKLHVMVNALESDVAKEREYSSEVKMQLEAVEGIRKVLGSELESAHQETMKLQEKVLSLEVRLKEQSVLLVEFTAKAEDAMSARKAMGSQLEEANLELAKLTNKVSLLQGKIEQEKLLSEEYEAKCRKLEAQLSRDSREAKLWRLANTNGDLKFKQEKEVASAAGKLAECQRTIANLGLQLKSLTNLDSVMTEPGKLESKDTLLDFREDGTEPLADESYGLHLPMSNGGCASPVPRAQSPSSRRSVFSGYRRSVATGAEQGSEM, from the exons ATGTTCTCCTGCTCCTTCCTCCTGGCCCTCTTCGGCGGGGTTCTGCAGATTCTGCTCTGCGTCCTGCCCCCG GTGTGTAGGGCGAGGGTTTTCTCCGTGCTGCAATCGACTTCTCCTGGATTTGGTTTCTTGGTTGGATTTCGAG TTGAAAGTCGGGTGTTGTTTTGCTATAAGCGGGTTGCTTTAAAGATTTTGCTATTCCCATCCTTCAACAAATTCTGTTCTTACTCAAGAGTGATTATTTTTAGTGCCTGGTACGCTGGTAATCTGCAAGGAG GCCTCAAGCTTGATTTCCACTACGTTGGTTTAGAAGATTACTATTGCCTAGGTCAACTTCTCAAAAAGAGGAGCTGGGAGCTGGGAGGAATGACTCATTTG GATACCAAACCTATCTCCATTGGTGGTTCCCCAAATCATAGCCAATCACCTGAAGCTCACTCAAGAATTAGAGACGATGAAACCCAAGACACTGAAGCAGGAAAATCATTGAATGAGAAGCTAACATGCGCAAATGGGTCAAATGATTCTTCCCCACAGCATCGTGAACTACCACCGCCAGAGGTCTTTACAAGTGTAGGAGATGCTGATATGCAGGATTCTGTGCAGAGTTTAAGTGAGAAGCTCTCTGCTGCTCTTTTGACTATTAGTGCTAAAGAGGACCTGGTGAAGCAGCATGCAAAAGTCGCAGAAGATGCTGTTGCAG GTTGGGAGCATGCTGAAGGTGAAGTTAGTAACCTGAAGCGGCTACTTGATGCTTCATCTCTGAAGAATGCCTCTCTGGAGGACCAAGTCAGCCACTTGGATGGTGCCCTCAAGGAATGCGTCAGGCAGCTTCGCCAGGCACGAGAAGAACATGAGGAGAAAATCCGTGATGCAGTTGCTAAGAAGTCCCATGAATTGGAGTCTGAGATGTCTGAGCTCCAGAACAATATCGCTGACCTGCAACAGCAGCTTGAAGCCTCCGATCTGCGGGAAAAACTTCAGGTAGCAGAGAAAGAAAGCAAGGATCTCAAGATTGAGTTGCTCACTCTGTCCAAGGAATTGAAGATGCTCGCACTGGAAAGAGACCTGAGCAACCAAGCAGCAGAGACAGCGAGCAAACAACACTTGGAAAGTGTCAAAAAAATTACAAGAGTCGAGGCAGAATGCCGTAGGCTACGCCATGTGACACATAGAACTTCCTTAGCTAATGATTCTTCTAGGCCTGTTCCAAACAATGCTTGCATGGAATCTCTGACTGACAGCCAGTCTGACAGTGGGGAGCATATGCTAGCTATTGACAGTGAAGTAAAAAATTCTGATCTGTGGGCCTCAGCTCTTATAGGAGAACTCGATCAGTTCAAAAACGGCAACGAGGGCACAAGAGATCTTGTAAATAATCCTGTTGAAATTGACCTAATGGATGATTTTCTCGAGATGGAAAAGCTGGCCGCATTGCCTGAAGCAGATCACACGAGCTCTAGCTTTGGAACAGAAACTGATTCTGACCGTGCTGTGGCCAGAGATATCTCAAGAGGCGAAACTGAAGCCCTACAGCACCAGGTTATGGATTTGCAAGCAAAGGTTGAAAAGATCGAACATGAGAAAAAAGAGCTTGAAATGGCCCTTGCGGAGGCTAGAAATCAGCTTGACACGTCATGTGACACTCTCATGGCAGCTAACAGCAAGCTTGTTGACCTGCAGATGCAGTTAAACTTGGCAAACGAGTCCAAAGGTGCTGCTTTAGGACAAGCTGACCGGTTAGATGGTGAGAGGAAGTCAGTGGCATTGCAGTTGGAATCAAAGTCTGCAGAAGTTGAGAAGCTTCAGGGTGTGGTGACTTCATTGGAAGAAAGTGGGGCTAGCaaggagttggagttggagttgcaGTTAGAATCAACTACTGCAGAGGTAGCAAATCTTCGAAAGACGGTGGCATCCTTGGAAGAGAAGATTGATGCAGTGAAAACCTTGTCTGCGCAGTACAAAGCAGATGCAGACATGGCAAAGGCAGCTAAAGACACATTAGAGACACAACTGCGATCTGCAAACACAGAAATTGGGCAACTAAGAGGAATTATTGAAACACTGGAGAGTGAGGTGCAAAAGGGAAAGATGTCTCACAAAGAGTTTGTGGCGCAAATAGAGGCTTGGAAGACTGAATCAGAGAGAACACTTTTGGTGGAATCCGCCAAAGAATCGTTGGAGTCTCAGCTCCTGGTAGCAAACTCAGAAATCGCAAAATTGCATGTAATGGTGAATGCACTGGAGTCTGACGTGGCAAAGGAGAGGGAATATTCTTCAGAAGTCAAGATGCAACTGGAGGCAGTTGAGGGCATCAGAAAGGTTTTGGGGTCTGAGCTTGAGTCTGCGCACCAGGAGACCATGAAGCTCCAGGAGAAGGTGTTGTCACTGGAAGTGAGACTTAAAGAGCAGAGTGTGTTGCTGGTAGAATTCACTGCCAAGGCAGAGGATGCAATGTCTGCGAGGAAGGCAATGGGGAGTCAACTTGAAGAGGCAAATCTGGAACTCGCGAAACTGACAAACAAGGTGAGCTTGCTACAAGGGAAGATTGAGCAGGAGAAGCTGCTCTCAGAAGAGTATGAAGCAAAATGCCGCAAATTGGAAGCTCAGCTGTCAAGGGACAGTCGCGAGGCAAAGCTTTGGCGACTCGCCAACACAAATGGAGACCTGAAGTTCAAGCAG GAGAAGGAGGTCGCCAGCGCTGCAGGGAAGCTCGCGGAGTGCCAGAGGACGATCGCCAACCTCGGGCTTCAGCTGAAATCGCTGACGAACCTTGACAGCGTGATGACCGAGCCTGGCAAGCTGGAATCCAAGGACACGCTGCTGGACTTCAGAGAAGATGGCACTGAGCCGCTCGCCGATGAATCGTACGGTCTGCATCTCCCGATGAGCAACGGGGGCTGCGCCTCGCCTGTTCCCCGGGCGCAGTCCCCGTCGTCGCGGCGCTCGGTGTTCTCGGGTTATCGTCGATCGGTAGCTACAGGAGCAGAGCAAGGGAGTGAGATGTGA
- the LOC123096397 gene encoding filament-like plant protein 3 isoform X1, translating into MTHLDTKPISIGGSPNHSQSPEAHSRIRDDETQDTEAGKSLNEKLTCANGSNDSSPQHRELPPPEVFTSVGDADMQDSVQSLSEKLSAALLTISAKEDLVKQHAKVAEDAVAGWEHAEGEVSNLKRLLDASSLKNASLEDQVSHLDGALKECVRQLRQAREEHEEKIRDAVAKKSHELESEMSELQNNIADLQQQLEASDLREKLQVAEKESKDLKIELLTLSKELKMLALERDLSNQAAETASKQHLESVKKITRVEAECRRLRHVTHRTSLANDSSRPVPNNACMESLTDSQSDSGEHMLAIDSEVKNSDLWASALIGELDQFKNGNEGTRDLVNNPVEIDLMDDFLEMEKLAALPEADHTSSSFGTETDSDRAVARDISRGETEALQHQVMDLQAKVEKIEHEKKELEMALAEARNQLDTSCDTLMAANSKLVDLQMQLNLANESKGAALGQADRLDGERKSVALQLESKSAEVEKLQGVVTSLEESGASKELELELQLESTTAEVANLRKTVASLEEKIDAVKTLSAQYKADADMAKAAKDTLETQLRSANTEIGQLRGIIETLESEVQKGKMSHKEFVAQIEAWKTESERTLLVESAKESLESQLLVANSEIAKLHVMVNALESDVAKEREYSSEVKMQLEAVEGIRKVLGSELESAHQETMKLQEKVLSLEVRLKEQSVLLVEFTAKAEDAMSARKAMGSQLEEANLELAKLTNKVSLLQGKIEQEKLLSEEYEAKCRKLEAQLSRDSREAKLWRLANTNGDLKFKQEKEVASAAGKLAECQRTIANLGLQLKSLTNLDSVMTEPGKLESKDTLLDFREDGTEPLADESYGLHLPMSNGGCASPVPRAQSPSSRRSVFSGYRRSVATGAEQGSEM; encoded by the exons ATGACTCATTTG GATACCAAACCTATCTCCATTGGTGGTTCCCCAAATCATAGCCAATCACCTGAAGCTCACTCAAGAATTAGAGACGATGAAACCCAAGACACTGAAGCAGGAAAATCATTGAATGAGAAGCTAACATGCGCAAATGGGTCAAATGATTCTTCCCCACAGCATCGTGAACTACCACCGCCAGAGGTCTTTACAAGTGTAGGAGATGCTGATATGCAGGATTCTGTGCAGAGTTTAAGTGAGAAGCTCTCTGCTGCTCTTTTGACTATTAGTGCTAAAGAGGACCTGGTGAAGCAGCATGCAAAAGTCGCAGAAGATGCTGTTGCAG GTTGGGAGCATGCTGAAGGTGAAGTTAGTAACCTGAAGCGGCTACTTGATGCTTCATCTCTGAAGAATGCCTCTCTGGAGGACCAAGTCAGCCACTTGGATGGTGCCCTCAAGGAATGCGTCAGGCAGCTTCGCCAGGCACGAGAAGAACATGAGGAGAAAATCCGTGATGCAGTTGCTAAGAAGTCCCATGAATTGGAGTCTGAGATGTCTGAGCTCCAGAACAATATCGCTGACCTGCAACAGCAGCTTGAAGCCTCCGATCTGCGGGAAAAACTTCAGGTAGCAGAGAAAGAAAGCAAGGATCTCAAGATTGAGTTGCTCACTCTGTCCAAGGAATTGAAGATGCTCGCACTGGAAAGAGACCTGAGCAACCAAGCAGCAGAGACAGCGAGCAAACAACACTTGGAAAGTGTCAAAAAAATTACAAGAGTCGAGGCAGAATGCCGTAGGCTACGCCATGTGACACATAGAACTTCCTTAGCTAATGATTCTTCTAGGCCTGTTCCAAACAATGCTTGCATGGAATCTCTGACTGACAGCCAGTCTGACAGTGGGGAGCATATGCTAGCTATTGACAGTGAAGTAAAAAATTCTGATCTGTGGGCCTCAGCTCTTATAGGAGAACTCGATCAGTTCAAAAACGGCAACGAGGGCACAAGAGATCTTGTAAATAATCCTGTTGAAATTGACCTAATGGATGATTTTCTCGAGATGGAAAAGCTGGCCGCATTGCCTGAAGCAGATCACACGAGCTCTAGCTTTGGAACAGAAACTGATTCTGACCGTGCTGTGGCCAGAGATATCTCAAGAGGCGAAACTGAAGCCCTACAGCACCAGGTTATGGATTTGCAAGCAAAGGTTGAAAAGATCGAACATGAGAAAAAAGAGCTTGAAATGGCCCTTGCGGAGGCTAGAAATCAGCTTGACACGTCATGTGACACTCTCATGGCAGCTAACAGCAAGCTTGTTGACCTGCAGATGCAGTTAAACTTGGCAAACGAGTCCAAAGGTGCTGCTTTAGGACAAGCTGACCGGTTAGATGGTGAGAGGAAGTCAGTGGCATTGCAGTTGGAATCAAAGTCTGCAGAAGTTGAGAAGCTTCAGGGTGTGGTGACTTCATTGGAAGAAAGTGGGGCTAGCaaggagttggagttggagttgcaGTTAGAATCAACTACTGCAGAGGTAGCAAATCTTCGAAAGACGGTGGCATCCTTGGAAGAGAAGATTGATGCAGTGAAAACCTTGTCTGCGCAGTACAAAGCAGATGCAGACATGGCAAAGGCAGCTAAAGACACATTAGAGACACAACTGCGATCTGCAAACACAGAAATTGGGCAACTAAGAGGAATTATTGAAACACTGGAGAGTGAGGTGCAAAAGGGAAAGATGTCTCACAAAGAGTTTGTGGCGCAAATAGAGGCTTGGAAGACTGAATCAGAGAGAACACTTTTGGTGGAATCCGCCAAAGAATCGTTGGAGTCTCAGCTCCTGGTAGCAAACTCAGAAATCGCAAAATTGCATGTAATGGTGAATGCACTGGAGTCTGACGTGGCAAAGGAGAGGGAATATTCTTCAGAAGTCAAGATGCAACTGGAGGCAGTTGAGGGCATCAGAAAGGTTTTGGGGTCTGAGCTTGAGTCTGCGCACCAGGAGACCATGAAGCTCCAGGAGAAGGTGTTGTCACTGGAAGTGAGACTTAAAGAGCAGAGTGTGTTGCTGGTAGAATTCACTGCCAAGGCAGAGGATGCAATGTCTGCGAGGAAGGCAATGGGGAGTCAACTTGAAGAGGCAAATCTGGAACTCGCGAAACTGACAAACAAGGTGAGCTTGCTACAAGGGAAGATTGAGCAGGAGAAGCTGCTCTCAGAAGAGTATGAAGCAAAATGCCGCAAATTGGAAGCTCAGCTGTCAAGGGACAGTCGCGAGGCAAAGCTTTGGCGACTCGCCAACACAAATGGAGACCTGAAGTTCAAGCAG GAGAAGGAGGTCGCCAGCGCTGCAGGGAAGCTCGCGGAGTGCCAGAGGACGATCGCCAACCTCGGGCTTCAGCTGAAATCGCTGACGAACCTTGACAGCGTGATGACCGAGCCTGGCAAGCTGGAATCCAAGGACACGCTGCTGGACTTCAGAGAAGATGGCACTGAGCCGCTCGCCGATGAATCGTACGGTCTGCATCTCCCGATGAGCAACGGGGGCTGCGCCTCGCCTGTTCCCCGGGCGCAGTCCCCGTCGTCGCGGCGCTCGGTGTTCTCGGGTTATCGTCGATCGGTAGCTACAGGAGCAGAGCAAGGGAGTGAGATGTGA